Proteins from a single region of Streptomyces glaucescens:
- a CDS encoding GNAT family N-acetyltransferase: protein MSGAKRTSAAAPVSVRPLAEPDLDRADGIFRVAFGTFLGSPEPETFFGTADYVRSRWTADPHAAFAATVEGEVVGSNFATDWGSVGYFGPLTVHPDLWDRGIGRRLMEPVMACFDTWGNRHLGLFTFSHSPKHLELYRRYGFWPRFLTAIMKKQVTVGAAVPGRVLYSELTAAERSDALGLGRALTGAVYEGLNLEREIEAAQAQGLGDTVLLEGTGSGLDGLAVCHCGAGSEAGEDVCFVKFGAVRPGPDAADRFERLLDACERLAAEKGLGQLDAGVNLAREDAYRRMADRGFRTWLQGVTMHKPNEPGYSHPDAYVIDDWR from the coding sequence ATGTCCGGAGCGAAGCGAACGAGTGCCGCCGCCCCGGTGTCGGTCCGCCCGCTGGCCGAACCGGACCTGGACCGGGCCGACGGGATCTTCAGGGTCGCCTTCGGGACCTTCCTCGGGTCTCCTGAACCGGAGACGTTCTTCGGGACCGCCGACTACGTCCGCTCCCGCTGGACGGCAGATCCGCACGCGGCGTTCGCAGCGACCGTCGAGGGCGAGGTCGTCGGGTCGAACTTCGCCACCGACTGGGGCAGCGTCGGGTACTTCGGCCCGCTGACCGTACACCCGGACCTGTGGGACCGGGGCATCGGCAGGCGCCTCATGGAACCGGTCATGGCCTGCTTCGACACCTGGGGGAACCGCCACCTCGGGCTGTTCACCTTCTCGCACAGTCCCAAGCACCTCGAGCTGTACCGCCGGTACGGCTTCTGGCCCAGGTTCCTCACCGCCATCATGAAGAAGCAGGTCACCGTCGGTGCCGCGGTCCCCGGCCGGGTGCTGTACAGCGAGCTGACCGCCGCCGAGCGCTCCGATGCGCTGGGTCTCGGCCGCGCCCTGACGGGGGCCGTGTACGAGGGCCTGAACCTGGAGCGCGAGATCGAGGCCGCCCAGGCGCAGGGGCTCGGTGACACCGTCCTCCTCGAAGGCACCGGCTCCGGCCTCGACGGCCTGGCCGTCTGCCACTGCGGAGCGGGGTCGGAGGCCGGAGAGGACGTGTGCTTCGTCAAGTTCGGCGCCGTACGCCCCGGCCCGGACGCCGCGGACCGGTTCGAGCGACTGCTGGACGCGTGCGAGCGGCTGGCCGCCGAGAAGGGCCTGGGACAACTGGACGCCGGAGTGAACCTGGCCCGCGAGGACGCCTACCGGCGCATGGCCGACCGCGGCTTCCGCACCTGGCTGCAGGGCGTGACCATGCACAAGCCCAACGAACCCGGCTACAGCCACCCGGACGCCTACGTGATCGACGACTGGCGGTGA
- a CDS encoding cupin domain-containing protein: MSGIRTDFAPVLTRGAEAETTSDPSSTMTLLADSETTGGLLTCYRSTFAEGAVGAPAHYHTRAAEMFHVIDGSLRVLLGEAVTVLNAGDFLLVPPHTPHAFAAAPGCTADVLFTFTPGMARFDYLRLLGRVMRGEAGFEEIKASSERFDNHYVDSPAWNAALAAG, translated from the coding sequence ATGAGCGGCATCCGTACCGATTTCGCGCCGGTTCTCACCCGGGGCGCCGAGGCCGAGACGACGAGCGACCCCAGCAGCACGATGACGCTGCTGGCGGACTCCGAGACGACAGGCGGTCTGCTGACCTGCTACCGCTCGACCTTCGCGGAGGGGGCGGTGGGAGCGCCGGCGCACTACCACACCCGGGCCGCGGAGATGTTCCACGTCATCGACGGATCCCTGCGCGTCCTGCTGGGGGAAGCCGTCACCGTGCTGAACGCGGGCGACTTCCTGCTCGTCCCGCCGCACACCCCGCACGCCTTCGCCGCCGCCCCGGGGTGCACGGCGGACGTGCTGTTCACCTTCACTCCGGGCATGGCCCGCTTCGACTACCTGCGGCTCCTGGGCCGGGTGATGCGCGGCGAAGCCGGCTTCGAGGAGATCAAGGCGTCCTCGGAGCGCTTCGACAACCACTACGTCGACAGCCCCGCGTGGAACGCCGCACTGGCCGCCGGCTGA
- a CDS encoding YihY/virulence factor BrkB family protein encodes MASLHLPGRKAHHGRGETRAAEVPTPEEAGPGPEVARREPDAPTKLPKRAWRAVLRGTVREFRDDELTDRAAALTYYGVLSLFPALLVLVSLLGIAGESATDTVLGNLEQLTPGAARTIITGAVEQLQGNAGVGSVMAIVGLVLAVWSASGYVAAFIRTSNAVYDVPEGRPMWKILPIRVALTVALMILAVISALIVVFTGGLARRAGQALGIGDTALTVWSIAKWPVLVVLVTLMITILYWASPNARVKGFRWITPGSALALVMWMIASAGFAVYVASFASYNKTYGTMAGVIVFLVWLWITNLAILLGLEFDAEIVRQRAIAGGLPPGREPYAEPRDTRAWNARDVRRLDEA; translated from the coding sequence ATGGCGAGTCTGCATCTTCCCGGGCGCAAGGCGCACCACGGCCGCGGCGAGACGCGGGCGGCCGAAGTGCCGACGCCCGAGGAGGCCGGGCCCGGGCCCGAGGTGGCGCGCCGGGAACCCGACGCGCCGACGAAGCTGCCCAAGCGAGCCTGGAGGGCCGTCCTCCGGGGGACCGTACGGGAGTTCAGGGACGACGAGCTGACCGACCGCGCGGCGGCCCTGACGTACTACGGCGTGCTGTCCCTGTTCCCGGCGCTGCTGGTGCTCGTCTCCCTGCTCGGCATCGCCGGCGAGTCGGCGACGGACACGGTGCTCGGCAATCTCGAGCAGCTCACCCCCGGCGCGGCCCGCACCATCATCACCGGTGCCGTGGAGCAGCTCCAGGGGAACGCGGGCGTCGGGTCCGTGATGGCGATCGTGGGCCTGGTGCTGGCCGTGTGGTCGGCCTCCGGCTACGTGGCGGCGTTCATCCGGACGTCCAACGCCGTCTACGACGTGCCGGAGGGCCGCCCGATGTGGAAGATCCTCCCGATCCGCGTCGCGCTGACGGTCGCGTTGATGATCCTGGCGGTGATCAGCGCGCTGATCGTGGTCTTCACCGGCGGTCTGGCGCGCCGGGCGGGGCAGGCCCTCGGCATCGGGGACACCGCGCTGACGGTGTGGTCGATCGCCAAGTGGCCGGTGCTCGTCGTGCTGGTCACCCTCATGATCACGATCTTGTACTGGGCGAGCCCGAACGCCCGGGTCAAGGGCTTCCGCTGGATCACCCCCGGCAGCGCCCTGGCCCTGGTGATGTGGATGATCGCCTCGGCCGGGTTCGCGGTCTACGTCGCGAGCTTCGCCTCCTACAACAAGACCTACGGCACGATGGCCGGCGTCATCGTCTTCCTCGTGTGGCTGTGGATCACCAACCTGGCCATCCTGCTGGGCCTGGAGTTCGACGCGGAGATCGTACGGCAGCGCGCCATCGCGGGCGGCCTGCCGCCGGGCCGCGAGCCCTACGCCGAGCCGCGCGACACCCGGGCCTGGAACGCGCGGGACGTGCGCCGGCTGGACGAGGCGTGA
- a CDS encoding phosphatase PAP2 family protein, with product MRLLTESVELDRVLTQRAASRIPPGVGKVLSAVEEAAESSKLWCAAAVVMMSLGGRRGRRAAGAGLTALAGAQLISNGLCKQLVDRPRPPKEWFPHDEADDRPGSSSLPSGHTAAAVAFTAAVAPAWPAAGAACAVPAAMVALERVQSGAHYPSDVAAGAAIGLATAWLTRRAPRMVLRYGIRRAAAFGPGGPGQIVPSPR from the coding sequence ATGAGATTGCTGACGGAGTCGGTGGAACTCGACCGGGTGCTGACACAGCGGGCGGCTTCCCGCATCCCGCCGGGCGTGGGCAAGGTGCTCTCGGCGGTCGAGGAGGCCGCCGAGAGCAGCAAGCTGTGGTGTGCCGCCGCCGTGGTGATGATGTCGCTGGGCGGACGGCGCGGGCGGCGAGCGGCGGGCGCCGGCCTGACCGCCCTGGCCGGCGCGCAGCTGATCTCGAACGGACTGTGCAAGCAACTGGTGGACCGTCCCCGGCCGCCGAAGGAGTGGTTCCCTCACGACGAGGCCGACGACCGCCCCGGTTCCTCCTCCTTACCGTCCGGGCACACCGCCGCCGCGGTGGCGTTCACCGCCGCCGTGGCACCCGCCTGGCCCGCCGCCGGGGCGGCGTGCGCGGTGCCCGCCGCCATGGTGGCGCTCGAGCGGGTGCAGAGCGGCGCCCACTACCCCAGCGACGTGGCCGCCGGAGCCGCCATCGGCCTGGCCACCGCCTGGCTCACGCGCCGTGCTCCGCGCATGGTCCTGCGGTACGGGATCCGGCGTGCCGCGGCGTTCGGGCCGGGTGGACCCGGGCAGATCGTGCCGAGCCCACGGTGA
- a CDS encoding DUF6131 family protein: MLLLGIILLVVGFVTGISILWTIGIILAVIGAILWIMGAMGHAVGGRRHYW; the protein is encoded by the coding sequence ATGCTCCTCCTTGGAATCATCCTGCTGGTCGTTGGTTTCGTCACCGGCATATCGATCCTGTGGACGATCGGAATCATCCTGGCGGTCATCGGCGCGATCCTGTGGATCATGGGAGCCATGGGACACGCGGTCGGCGGTCGCCGGCACTACTGGTGA
- a CDS encoding lipoprotein — MNSTRHPGRRRPAPLRSTATALGAVGLLTLALTACQGEGGSAAAPAPSSSATAQPGVGAGTDAAATPAGRATPGTGGATASTTAGPAASTPAVSVAPSTASPADTAPDCDHRMPISPDEIAVLRYTPEGGALSLIFRHGNWDCPAPDSDGPPFVTVGKETYLPLDQAAYVTATDPIVASTENQQIGVQEFLDWLEAHPNSGLVFTYHVGADGAIDRLEQIFTP; from the coding sequence ATGAACAGCACCAGGCACCCGGGCCGTCGCAGACCCGCGCCGCTCCGCAGCACCGCCACGGCCCTGGGCGCCGTGGGCCTGCTGACGCTGGCACTGACGGCGTGCCAGGGTGAGGGCGGCTCGGCGGCGGCGCCCGCCCCCTCGTCCTCGGCCACCGCGCAACCGGGTGTCGGCGCCGGTACGGACGCCGCGGCCACCCCGGCCGGCCGGGCGACCCCCGGGACGGGCGGTGCCACGGCGAGCACCACCGCCGGCCCGGCGGCCTCCACACCCGCGGTGTCCGTGGCGCCGTCCACCGCGAGCCCGGCAGACACCGCACCCGACTGCGATCACAGGATGCCCATCTCCCCGGACGAGATCGCCGTCCTGCGGTACACCCCGGAAGGGGGCGCCCTGAGCCTCATCTTCCGGCACGGCAACTGGGACTGCCCGGCGCCGGATTCCGACGGCCCGCCCTTCGTGACCGTCGGCAAGGAGACCTACCTCCCCCTGGACCAGGCCGCGTACGTCACCGCCACGGACCCGATCGTCGCGAGCACCGAGAACCAGCAGATCGGCGTGCAGGAGTTCCTCGACTGGCTGGAGGCGCACCCGAACAGCGGACTGGTGTTCACGTACCACGTCGGCGCGGACGGGGCCATCGACCGGCTCGAACAGATCTTCACCCCCTGA
- a CDS encoding TetR/AcrR family transcriptional regulator — protein MTQARPGPRERMVFSAAQLIRRHGVASTGMREVAAHADAPRGSLQHYFPGGKEQLVNEALAWAGRYAGKRIARFRAGLDEPTPSGLFAAMTAQWTDEYARDGFDAGCPVAAATVDCASRGDSTRTAAAAAFATWRAPLAVALTDMGVPAARAESLATLMISTLEGAILMARAERDTGPLTTAVRELGPLLDSAVRS, from the coding sequence ATGACTCAGGCGCGGCCCGGTCCGCGGGAGCGGATGGTCTTCAGCGCGGCCCAGCTCATCCGGCGGCACGGGGTCGCATCGACCGGCATGCGCGAGGTGGCCGCGCACGCGGACGCACCGCGCGGCTCCCTGCAGCACTACTTCCCGGGCGGCAAGGAGCAGCTGGTCAACGAGGCACTCGCGTGGGCCGGCCGGTACGCGGGCAAGCGGATCGCCCGCTTCCGTGCCGGGCTCGACGAGCCGACGCCGAGCGGCCTGTTCGCGGCGATGACCGCCCAGTGGACCGACGAGTACGCGAGGGACGGCTTCGACGCGGGCTGTCCGGTCGCCGCCGCCACCGTCGACTGCGCGTCCCGCGGCGACTCCACCCGCACGGCCGCGGCGGCCGCCTTCGCGACCTGGCGGGCACCCCTCGCCGTGGCGCTGACGGACATGGGAGTGCCCGCGGCCCGTGCCGAATCGCTGGCCACCCTGATGATCAGCACCCTGGAGGGGGCGATCCTGATGGCGCGCGCCGAACGGGACACGGGTCCCCTCACCACGGCGGTCCGCGAACTCGGCCCCCTCCTCGACTCCGCCGTACGGTCCTGA
- a CDS encoding NAD(P)-dependent oxidoreductase produces the protein MHVGFIGLGVMGRPMALRLASAGTPLVVWNRTPERARPLRAAGAEVAADAAGVFARTRVVLLMLADEGAVDAVLARGTPGFAARVEGRTVVHMGTTSPAYSRALEADIRAAGGRYVEAPVSGSRVPAEQGQLVALLAGEETAVAAVRPLLAPMCRETFACGPAPGASLMKLSVNLFLITLVTGLAEAFHFAERQGVDRRLFLEVLDAGPMASGVSRMKSPKLRDRDFAVQAAALDVLKNNRLIAEAARTAGLASPLLDVCHSLFEETVARGHGGEDMIAVLRAIEARTAGAP, from the coding sequence GTGCACGTCGGATTCATCGGTCTGGGAGTGATGGGCCGGCCCATGGCCCTGCGGCTGGCGTCCGCCGGCACCCCGCTCGTCGTCTGGAACCGCACCCCGGAACGCGCCCGCCCGCTGCGGGCGGCCGGGGCCGAGGTCGCGGCGGACGCCGCCGGGGTCTTCGCGCGGACCCGGGTGGTGCTGCTGATGCTCGCCGACGAAGGCGCCGTCGACGCGGTCCTCGCCCGGGGCACGCCCGGGTTCGCCGCCCGGGTCGAGGGCCGGACCGTCGTGCACATGGGGACGACCTCGCCCGCGTACTCGCGGGCCCTGGAGGCCGACATCCGCGCGGCCGGCGGCCGGTACGTCGAGGCGCCCGTCTCCGGCTCCCGGGTACCGGCCGAGCAAGGGCAGCTCGTCGCCCTGCTCGCGGGCGAGGAGACGGCCGTGGCCGCCGTACGGCCGCTGCTGGCGCCCATGTGCCGGGAGACGTTCGCCTGCGGACCGGCGCCCGGGGCGTCGCTGATGAAACTGTCGGTGAACCTCTTCCTGATCACCCTGGTGACCGGGCTGGCCGAGGCCTTCCACTTCGCCGAACGGCAGGGCGTCGACCGCCGGTTGTTCCTGGAGGTCCTGGACGCGGGTCCGATGGCCAGCGGCGTGTCCCGGATGAAGTCGCCCAAGCTGCGCGACCGGGACTTCGCGGTGCAGGCGGCGGCACTGGACGTGCTGAAGAACAACCGGCTGATCGCCGAGGCGGCCCGCACGGCGGGCCTCGCCTCACCGCTGCTGGACGTCTGCCACTCCCTGTTCGAGGAGACGGTGGCGCGCGGGCACGGCGGCGAGGACATGATCGCCGTACTGCGGGCGATCGAGGCGCGGACCGCGGGCGCGCCGTAG
- a CDS encoding S1 family peptidase yields MRISRLVPALAAAAISAISALGLLAPTAAAAPAPPTTTAPQPIIGGGQATSGPWAARLYSNGRETCTATIIAPTWILTAKHCVTGGGLSFRIGSLDQYSGGTVANGVQTYTHSSDLALVRLDRSVSATYARLGQPGSVRVGQSVQVYGWGATSQCGSEANCQSRYLKVANVTVTGGCTDAYGGSAICARRGDGITAGGDSGGPMMASGVQVGVASTSDRQTTTAYTNVTAYRSWIQSIAGV; encoded by the coding sequence TTGCGCATATCGAGGCTCGTGCCCGCTCTCGCCGCAGCAGCGATCTCCGCGATCTCCGCCCTCGGGCTTCTCGCCCCCACCGCCGCCGCGGCGCCGGCGCCCCCGACCACCACGGCCCCCCAGCCCATCATCGGCGGCGGCCAGGCCACCAGTGGCCCGTGGGCCGCCCGCCTGTACTCCAACGGACGAGAGACCTGTACGGCGACCATCATCGCGCCGACCTGGATCCTCACCGCCAAGCACTGCGTCACCGGCGGCGGGCTGTCCTTCCGCATCGGCAGCCTGGACCAGTACAGCGGCGGCACCGTGGCCAACGGCGTCCAGACCTACACCCACAGCTCGGACCTCGCGCTCGTCCGTCTCGACCGTTCCGTGTCGGCGACCTACGCCCGCCTCGGGCAGCCCGGTTCGGTGCGGGTCGGCCAGAGCGTGCAGGTGTACGGCTGGGGCGCCACCTCCCAGTGCGGCTCGGAGGCCAACTGCCAGTCCCGCTACCTGAAGGTCGCCAACGTCACGGTCACCGGTGGCTGCACCGACGCGTACGGCGGCTCCGCGATCTGCGCCCGCCGGGGCGACGGCATCACCGCCGGCGGTGACTCCGGCGGCCCGATGATGGCGAGCGGCGTCCAGGTGGGCGTCGCCTCCACCAGCGACCGCCAGACCACCACGGCCTACACCAACGTGACGGCGTACCGCTCCTGGATCCAGTCGATCGCCGGCGTCTGA
- a CDS encoding thioesterase II family protein gives MEGKDPWIRTLRRATDPRARVMFLPHAGGAASYYARFARLFPDGCDVSAVQYPGRHDRLGEPFVTTLEGLAERLLPSLRPWAAQSVPLVLVGHSMGASVAFESVRRLGRDGLTAHCRLVVSGRGAPSTMRETPVFDTDQDLLDHLAGLGGTEAEIVGSPDLVDLVLPAIRNDYRAVTRYRPDPEAAVDTPVLCLTGDRDPRVTPEEAAAWKRHTTAGFRLEILPGGHFFLTDHADSVVRLIAECAGPGGR, from the coding sequence ATGGAGGGCAAGGACCCCTGGATCAGGACGCTGCGCCGCGCCACGGACCCCCGGGCGCGCGTGATGTTCCTCCCGCACGCCGGGGGCGCCGCCTCCTACTACGCGCGGTTCGCGCGGCTGTTCCCCGACGGCTGCGACGTCTCGGCCGTGCAGTACCCGGGGCGGCACGACCGGCTGGGCGAACCCTTCGTGACGACCCTCGAAGGTCTCGCCGAGCGGCTGCTGCCGTCCTTGCGGCCGTGGGCGGCGCAGTCCGTGCCGCTGGTGCTGGTCGGCCACAGCATGGGCGCGTCCGTCGCGTTCGAGTCGGTGCGCCGGCTCGGGCGCGACGGGCTGACCGCCCACTGCCGCCTCGTCGTCTCCGGCCGTGGCGCCCCGTCCACGATGCGCGAGACCCCGGTCTTCGATACCGACCAGGACCTGCTGGACCACCTCGCGGGGCTCGGCGGTACCGAGGCGGAGATCGTGGGCAGCCCGGATCTCGTGGACCTCGTCCTGCCCGCCATCCGCAATGATTACCGGGCAGTCACCCGGTATCGGCCGGACCCGGAGGCGGCGGTGGACACTCCCGTCCTGTGCCTGACCGGCGACCGCGACCCCCGGGTGACACCCGAGGAGGCCGCCGCCTGGAAGAGGCACACCACGGCCGGCTTCCGGCTGGAAATCCTCCCCGGCGGACACTTCTTCCTCACCGACCACGCCGACTCCGTCGTACGGCTCATCGCCGAGTGCGCCGGCCCCGGCGGTCGCTGA
- a CDS encoding cytochrome P450, translating to MTYDEERRQWHVVDHQGVSAVLSDPATYSSDMTPIAPTQEDFEAFRQGNFVGMDPPEHRKLRTLVSQAFTPRVVHGLAPRIEAVCARLLDGVADRDRFDLVDTLAYPLPIIVIAELLGVPAEDHRLFQEWAATLFGGDQLGDSLDMADLERALEAIAPTVREMNGYVLDHIRHRRAHPGDDLTSRLLTAEVDGTRLRDEEIVGFVALLLVAGHITTTALLGNAMVTFDRHPGTLTALREDPGRVPDAVEEVLRWLPPFPELGRRTTRPVVLGGHDIPADTLLMVHLGAANRDPSRFTSPDVFDAARDPNPHLTFGHGIHFCFGAPLARLEARIALQMMMERFPSLAVPSYDDVTYQNPAVIVGVRHLPVAVTRP from the coding sequence GTGACGTACGACGAGGAGCGGCGGCAGTGGCACGTCGTGGACCACCAGGGCGTCTCGGCGGTCCTGTCCGACCCGGCGACGTACTCCTCCGACATGACGCCGATCGCCCCCACCCAGGAGGACTTCGAGGCCTTCCGGCAGGGCAACTTCGTGGGCATGGACCCGCCGGAGCACCGCAAGCTCCGCACCCTGGTGAGCCAGGCCTTCACGCCGAGAGTGGTGCACGGGCTCGCCCCGCGCATCGAGGCCGTGTGCGCGCGGCTGCTCGACGGCGTCGCCGACCGCGACCGGTTCGACCTGGTCGACACCCTCGCCTACCCGCTGCCGATCATCGTGATCGCCGAACTCCTGGGTGTGCCCGCCGAGGACCACCGGCTGTTCCAGGAGTGGGCCGCCACCCTCTTCGGCGGCGACCAGCTCGGCGACAGCCTCGACATGGCCGACCTGGAACGCGCGCTGGAGGCCATCGCGCCGACCGTGCGCGAGATGAACGGCTACGTGCTGGACCACATCCGGCACCGCCGCGCCCACCCCGGTGACGACCTCACCAGCAGACTCCTCACCGCCGAGGTCGACGGAACGCGGCTGAGGGACGAGGAGATCGTCGGATTCGTCGCCCTGCTGCTGGTCGCCGGGCACATCACCACCACCGCGCTGCTCGGCAACGCCATGGTCACCTTCGACCGGCACCCCGGCACGCTCACCGCGCTGCGGGAGGACCCGGGCCGGGTGCCGGACGCCGTCGAGGAGGTCCTGCGCTGGCTGCCGCCCTTCCCCGAACTGGGGCGGCGCACCACCCGGCCGGTGGTGCTCGGCGGCCACGACATCCCGGCCGACACGCTGCTGATGGTGCACCTGGGGGCCGCCAACCGCGACCCCTCCCGCTTCACCTCCCCGGACGTCTTCGACGCGGCCCGCGATCCCAATCCCCACCTGACCTTCGGTCACGGGATCCACTTCTGTTTCGGCGCTCCCTTGGCCCGGCTGGAAGCCCGCATCGCGCTCCAGATGATGATGGAACGTTTTCCTTCCCTCGCGGTGCCTTCCTACGACGACGTCACGTACCAGAACCCGGCCGTCATCGTCGGCGTACGTCACCTGCCGGTCGCCGTCACCAGGCCGTGA
- a CDS encoding serine hydrolase domain-containing protein, which produces MPYPTAAPATDRPSIPSIPSHQELRSRLDSLARVHRVPGAQLAVHTGTHVLSVHTGTADALTNAPFTAETAVPLGSVTKTATAAAVLLLADDGDLDLDEPVVELLPDLREIPEVTVRHLLSHTAGLPTGPDSDSAAGTTVSRYLSAVCTARNTLFPPGTGFSYSNAGYVAAGRILSEVTGMTWQEAVAALVLEPLGIVPAFLGDAAPARPVASGHAFNTATGLVRPAHQNLAPVEAPAGALLASAEDLVALGRAVIGGSAVLPAALAGRMRRPEPAADPGALADSWGLGLALFRQDGRVWCGHDGNAQGTSCHLRADPDSGVVVAFTGNAGAATALWRDITAELARLTGIRVPTAPAAGTSRGAAVALPECAGTYRNGGTEYAVKLDGDGNPTLSVDGDYPIPLVCYPDLSCDLVDPATGRVEPGGRFHRDPATGAIDRLQISGRTARRTGTD; this is translated from the coding sequence ATGCCGTACCCGACCGCCGCTCCGGCCACCGACAGGCCGTCGATACCGTCGATACCCTCGCACCAGGAGTTGCGCAGCCGCCTCGACTCCCTCGCCCGCGTCCACCGTGTGCCCGGCGCCCAGCTGGCCGTCCACACCGGCACGCACGTCCTCAGCGTGCACACCGGCACGGCCGACGCCCTGACGAACGCCCCGTTCACCGCGGAGACGGCCGTCCCCTTGGGCTCCGTCACCAAGACCGCCACGGCCGCCGCCGTCCTGCTCCTCGCCGACGACGGAGACCTCGACCTGGACGAACCCGTCGTCGAACTGCTGCCCGACTTGAGGGAGATACCCGAGGTGACGGTGCGTCACCTGCTGAGCCACACCGCCGGCCTGCCCACCGGACCCGACTCCGACAGCGCCGCCGGCACCACCGTCTCCCGCTACCTCTCGGCGGTCTGCACCGCGCGCAACACCCTGTTCCCGCCGGGCACCGGCTTCTCGTACTCCAACGCCGGCTACGTCGCGGCGGGCCGCATCCTGTCCGAAGTGACGGGCATGACCTGGCAGGAAGCGGTGGCGGCGCTCGTCCTGGAACCCCTGGGCATCGTCCCCGCGTTCCTCGGTGACGCCGCTCCCGCGCGGCCGGTCGCCAGCGGCCACGCCTTCAACACGGCCACGGGCTTGGTCCGCCCGGCCCACCAGAACCTCGCCCCGGTGGAGGCGCCGGCCGGAGCCCTGCTGGCGAGCGCCGAGGACCTGGTCGCCCTGGGCAGGGCCGTGATCGGCGGGTCCGCCGTGCTGCCGGCCGCGCTCGCCGGCCGGATGCGCCGCCCCGAACCGGCCGCCGACCCCGGTGCCCTGGCGGACTCCTGGGGCCTCGGCCTCGCCCTCTTCCGGCAGGACGGCCGGGTGTGGTGCGGCCACGACGGGAACGCCCAGGGCACCTCCTGCCACCTGCGGGCCGACCCGGACAGCGGCGTGGTCGTCGCCTTCACCGGGAACGCGGGCGCCGCCACCGCCCTGTGGCGTGACATCACGGCGGAACTCGCCCGGCTCACCGGCATCCGCGTGCCCACCGCCCCGGCCGCCGGCACCTCCCGCGGAGCCGCCGTGGCGCTCCCGGAGTGCGCCGGAACCTACCGCAACGGGGGCACCGAGTACGCGGTCAAGCTCGACGGGGACGGCAATCCCACCCTGTCCGTCGACGGCGACTACCCCATCCCGCTGGTGTGCTACCCGGACCTGTCCTGCGATCTGGTCGACCCGGCCACCGGCCGGGTCGAACCGGGCGGCCGTTTCCACCGCGACCCCGCCACCGGGGCCATCGACCGCCTGCAGATCTCCGGCCGCACCGCGCGCCGCACCGGCACGGACTGA